One stretch of Oceanidesulfovibrio indonesiensis DNA includes these proteins:
- a CDS encoding GNAT family N-acetyltransferase, with translation MKIVPARTDDFAEILVVWEKSVRATHHFLSEEDIESFKPLILSEFLPAVALFCLKDDSDRIHGFLGTSEENIEMLFLDPNSRGKGYGRMLLDFAIKDLSASSVDVNEQNPEALGFYEHMGFVVAARSPVDGMGKPFAILHMRLAHI, from the coding sequence ATGAAAATAGTACCTGCAAGAACAGATGACTTTGCCGAAATTCTGGTCGTCTGGGAAAAATCTGTCCGCGCGACGCACCATTTTTTGTCCGAAGAGGATATCGAAAGTTTCAAACCCTTGATCCTGAGCGAGTTTCTGCCAGCAGTCGCTCTCTTCTGCCTGAAAGACGATTCGGATAGAATTCATGGATTTCTCGGTACGTCCGAGGAAAACATCGAAATGCTCTTCCTCGATCCCAATAGCCGCGGAAAAGGCTACGGCAGGATGCTGCTGGATTTTGCGATCAAGGATCTCAGCGCCTCAAGCGTGGATGTCAACGAGCAAAACCCTGAGGCACTGGGGTTTTATGAGCACATGGGGTTCGTTGTTGCAGCCCGTTCGCCTGTGGATGGCATGGGAAAACCGTTTGCCATTTTGCATATGCGGCTCGCGCACATCTGA
- a CDS encoding response regulator — MSKSRILFVDDEIKVLEGLRRMLRPYRNQWAMAFVESGQQALEVLEKYTVDVVVTDIRMPGMSGSELLSIVKERYPRTVRIVLSGHSDLECIVKSVLPAHQYLSKPCKPEKLKAVIEQAIRVTQLVKDDTLRKIVSSLDALPVLPQLYDDINAELNSEEPSLQTISQIISRDVGMSAEILKLVNSSFFGFARHIGSVEQAVTMLGVNIIKSLVLTVHVFSVFDTKKSPHISINQLWEHCIRVSNLARRLCREDSCVREVADNACIAGMLHDIGKLVFASSYTDQYNEVLQQAREENRRIWDVEREALGTTHAEVGAYLMGLWGMPDDVVEAIAFHHAPVAALADYRPLTGVYVSNVLDHRHYIVNKHYVLPELDMDYLARIGLAGRVPMWERATQEYLEELRDGE, encoded by the coding sequence GTGAGCAAAAGCCGGATTCTCTTTGTCGACGATGAAATCAAGGTTCTCGAAGGCCTCAGGCGAATGTTGCGGCCGTACCGAAACCAATGGGCCATGGCTTTCGTCGAAAGCGGCCAGCAGGCGTTGGAGGTGCTGGAGAAATACACCGTGGATGTCGTCGTCACGGACATACGCATGCCGGGCATGAGCGGCTCAGAGCTCCTTTCCATAGTCAAGGAGCGTTATCCCAGAACCGTGCGGATCGTTCTGTCCGGGCACTCCGATCTCGAATGCATCGTCAAATCCGTGCTGCCTGCGCATCAGTACCTGAGCAAACCGTGCAAGCCCGAGAAACTCAAGGCCGTTATCGAACAGGCAATCCGCGTTACCCAGCTGGTGAAGGACGATACGCTCAGGAAGATCGTCTCGAGCCTGGATGCGCTGCCGGTGCTGCCACAGCTCTACGACGACATCAATGCCGAGCTGAACTCCGAAGAGCCTTCGTTGCAAACGATCTCGCAGATCATCTCCAGAGACGTGGGCATGTCCGCAGAGATCCTCAAGCTGGTGAACTCATCGTTCTTCGGGTTCGCCCGGCATATAGGCAGCGTGGAACAAGCCGTCACCATGCTCGGGGTGAACATCATCAAGTCCCTTGTGCTCACCGTGCACGTCTTCTCCGTGTTCGATACGAAGAAGTCGCCGCACATCTCCATCAACCAGCTGTGGGAGCACTGCATACGGGTGTCCAACCTGGCGCGGCGCCTCTGCCGCGAAGACAGCTGCGTTCGGGAAGTGGCGGACAACGCTTGCATCGCCGGCATGCTCCACGATATCGGCAAGCTCGTGTTCGCTTCATCGTACACCGATCAGTACAATGAAGTGCTGCAACAGGCTCGGGAAGAAAACCGCCGGATATGGGACGTGGAGCGCGAGGCCCTGGGCACGACCCATGCGGAGGTCGGCGCCTATCTTATGGGCTTGTGGGGCATGCCGGACGACGTGGTGGAAGCCATTGCGTTCCACCATGCGCCGGTTGCCGCTCTGGCCGACTACCGGCCCCTCACCGGTGTGTATGTGTCCAACGTGCTGGACCACAGGCACTACATCGTCAACAAGCACTACGTCCTGCCCGAGCTGGACATGGATTATCTGGCGCGGATCGGCCTCGCCGGCCGCGTCCCCATGTGGGAACGTGCAACCCAGGAATACTTGGAGGAGTTGAGGGATGGAGAATAA
- a CDS encoding ribbon-helix-helix domain-containing protein, with protein MCKIYSSTPPADYAYVTKSVRLNGAVTSIRLEQRFWSIIERLVEDEGTTIGKFLSNLYDEALAIQGRVDNFASLLRVACTTYLGSEAVLNRRDSATSNGLSATLPR; from the coding sequence ATGTGTAAGATATATTCCTCCACGCCGCCTGCCGACTATGCGTACGTCACGAAATCCGTCCGCCTGAACGGCGCGGTGACCAGCATTCGCCTGGAACAGCGGTTCTGGTCCATCATCGAGCGGCTGGTCGAGGACGAGGGGACGACTATTGGGAAGTTTTTGTCGAACCTGTATGACGAGGCGCTGGCCATACAGGGCCGTGTGGATAACTTCGCCTCCCTGCTGCGGGTGGCCTGCACCACGTACCTGGGAAGCGAGGCCGTGCTGAACCGCCGTGACTCGGCAACGTCGAACGGCCTGAGCGCGACGCTACCCCGCTGA
- a CDS encoding PAS domain S-box protein → MLESSPLAPMINNAALLISLGLLYDVLLAKERGLQGGLQKALVGLILGGIGVAVMLTSWQYEPGVVFDTRSILLSVAALFYGVAPAVLAMVITAVFRIFQGGAGVLTGVLVIVVSTCLGLAWRHALRDRLQEITIRQLYLFGIVVHVAMLAAMLTLPWAIARSVLASISLPVILVYPVATALLGRLMASRLVHKLRERRIAESEAKNRSYVENAPYGIVVADEQGRYVEVNNAGCSITGYDREELLGMRFLDITPVEAHERVLADFESLRAKGKLNATYPFLHKEDGQRLWRVEAVKLSEARYMGFVEDITLQSEIADALRQSEERFRLLVEEAPDAIFVQTHQRFAYLNQKALDIFGAEQPEDLQGRFVLERFHPDDRGNVIRRIRRLNENREAVPLVEERCLRVDGSNFEAEVSAVPVRWEGEDGALVFFRDISERKALERELEKTKAILQAAMDHSQAGIAIADAPDGRMRYVNEAGLRIRGEDDKESAGRADMSSYPTSWDIRRLDGTPYKAEEVPLARAILHGEACSEEFLVGRPDGGERIVLGNAAPVFDAQGKVTAGVIVFLDVTERKKVEVELERIFTLSLDMICIVDIRAERFLKVNPAFTHTLGWSAEELCATQFNEFIHPDDVVPTKSVVADELRLGKKVVNFENRYRCKDGGYRWLSWVSHPDPKQGLAYAVAHDVTGRKRFEEQLIAAREAAESASRSKSEFLANMSHEIRTPLNGILGMLQLLQTTSLDTEQEEYAETAIQSSKRLTKLLSDILDISRVEAGRLEMGRESFDIVEAMQSVEQLFAPVAGQKDLAFKTGVDPAIPRNLLGDSTRIQQVLCNLVSNAIKFTDHGHVTMEATLVQSGNDRVRVLFTVSDTGIGIPDHFFGELFEAFTQAEANSRRNYQGAGLGLVISKKLVDLMGGTITVESEEGSGTTFNVTVPFELVEPQPYVEPDASSGAAPVRLRILLAEDDPASQFAMTKMLERTGHEVTAVNNGEQAIAALRGSSFDLVVMDIQMPVMDGVLATKAIRGGEAGPQNAHIPVIAMTAFAMAGDREALLDAGMNAYLAKPVEMEELEEVVGEFANSRAAEA, encoded by the coding sequence ATGCTCGAGTCCTCGCCCCTGGCGCCAATGATCAACAACGCGGCCCTGCTCATATCCCTGGGGCTGCTGTACGATGTCCTCCTGGCAAAGGAGCGCGGCTTACAGGGCGGACTTCAGAAGGCTCTGGTCGGCCTTATACTCGGCGGCATCGGGGTCGCGGTCATGCTCACATCCTGGCAGTACGAGCCGGGCGTGGTCTTCGATACGCGCTCCATACTGCTCTCGGTCGCCGCGTTGTTCTACGGCGTGGCGCCGGCCGTCCTGGCCATGGTCATCACGGCGGTATTCCGCATTTTCCAGGGCGGCGCAGGTGTCCTGACGGGGGTGCTGGTCATCGTCGTGTCCACGTGTCTGGGGCTGGCCTGGCGGCATGCACTGCGCGACAGGCTTCAGGAAATCACGATCAGGCAACTGTATCTCTTCGGAATCGTAGTGCATGTCGCTATGCTGGCGGCTATGCTCACGCTGCCGTGGGCTATAGCCAGAAGCGTGCTCGCATCCATCTCGCTGCCGGTCATCCTGGTCTACCCCGTGGCGACCGCGCTTCTGGGCAGGCTCATGGCCAGCCGGCTTGTCCATAAGTTGCGCGAACGGCGGATAGCGGAAAGCGAAGCAAAGAACCGCAGCTATGTGGAGAACGCGCCTTATGGAATAGTCGTGGCCGACGAGCAGGGCCGCTATGTGGAAGTCAACAATGCTGGCTGCTCCATAACCGGATACGACAGGGAAGAGCTCCTGGGCATGCGGTTTCTGGACATAACACCTGTCGAGGCGCACGAGAGGGTGCTGGCGGATTTCGAGTCGCTGCGGGCCAAGGGCAAACTGAACGCCACGTATCCTTTCCTGCACAAGGAAGACGGGCAGCGTCTCTGGCGCGTGGAGGCGGTGAAGCTCTCCGAGGCCCGCTACATGGGTTTTGTGGAGGACATTACCCTGCAAAGCGAGATCGCAGATGCCCTGCGCCAGTCCGAGGAGCGGTTCCGGCTGCTCGTGGAGGAGGCTCCGGACGCCATATTCGTGCAGACGCACCAGCGCTTCGCGTACCTGAACCAGAAAGCGCTGGACATCTTTGGGGCGGAGCAGCCGGAGGACCTGCAGGGACGGTTCGTGTTGGAGCGATTCCACCCGGACGACCGCGGGAACGTCATTCGGCGCATCCGGCGGCTGAATGAAAACAGAGAAGCTGTCCCGCTCGTGGAGGAACGATGCCTTCGCGTAGACGGTTCCAACTTCGAGGCGGAGGTCTCCGCCGTTCCTGTCCGTTGGGAGGGCGAAGACGGCGCGCTCGTTTTTTTCCGCGATATATCCGAACGCAAGGCGCTGGAGCGGGAACTGGAGAAAACCAAGGCGATTCTCCAGGCGGCCATGGACCACAGCCAGGCGGGCATAGCCATTGCCGATGCCCCCGACGGCAGGATGCGCTACGTGAATGAAGCCGGGTTGCGGATTCGCGGCGAGGACGACAAGGAGTCCGCGGGACGTGCCGACATGTCGAGCTATCCGACATCCTGGGATATCCGCCGCCTGGACGGAACGCCCTACAAGGCGGAAGAGGTGCCGCTCGCGCGGGCCATTCTCCACGGGGAAGCGTGCAGCGAAGAATTTCTCGTAGGTCGGCCGGACGGTGGCGAACGCATCGTGTTGGGCAACGCCGCTCCGGTTTTCGATGCGCAAGGAAAAGTGACGGCTGGTGTCATAGTCTTTCTGGACGTCACCGAGCGGAAGAAGGTCGAAGTTGAGCTCGAACGCATTTTCACGCTGTCCCTGGACATGATCTGCATCGTGGACATCCGCGCCGAGCGGTTCCTCAAGGTGAACCCCGCCTTCACCCATACCCTGGGCTGGAGCGCGGAAGAGCTGTGCGCCACGCAGTTCAACGAGTTCATTCACCCCGACGACGTCGTGCCGACCAAGAGCGTGGTTGCGGATGAACTCCGACTGGGCAAGAAGGTCGTCAACTTCGAAAACCGATACCGGTGCAAGGACGGCGGCTATCGCTGGCTGAGCTGGGTGAGCCACCCCGATCCGAAGCAAGGCCTTGCCTATGCCGTGGCGCACGACGTGACCGGCAGAAAGCGCTTCGAGGAACAACTCATTGCGGCCCGGGAGGCGGCGGAGTCGGCCAGCAGATCCAAGTCCGAGTTCCTGGCCAACATGAGCCACGAGATTCGCACGCCGCTCAACGGAATCCTCGGCATGCTCCAGCTGCTCCAGACGACGAGCCTCGATACAGAACAGGAGGAATATGCCGAGACCGCGATTCAATCGAGCAAGCGGCTCACCAAGCTTCTGTCCGACATCCTCGACATATCCAGGGTCGAGGCCGGCCGTTTGGAGATGGGCAGGGAGTCGTTCGACATCGTAGAGGCCATGCAGTCCGTGGAGCAACTGTTCGCCCCGGTGGCCGGGCAGAAGGACTTGGCGTTCAAGACCGGGGTGGACCCTGCGATACCCCGAAATCTGCTTGGCGATTCCACGCGCATTCAGCAGGTGTTGTGCAATCTCGTCAGCAACGCCATCAAGTTTACTGATCACGGCCATGTGACCATGGAAGCGACACTCGTCCAGTCCGGAAATGATCGCGTCAGGGTCCTGTTTACCGTGTCTGATACCGGAATCGGCATTCCGGACCATTTTTTCGGTGAGCTCTTTGAGGCGTTCACCCAGGCAGAGGCGAATTCAAGGCGGAATTATCAGGGAGCAGGGCTGGGCCTTGTCATTTCAAAGAAGCTCGTCGATCTCATGGGCGGTACCATTACGGTGGAGAGCGAGGAGGGAAGCGGGACGACGTTTAACGTGACGGTGCCGTTCGAGCTCGTCGAACCTCAACCTTATGTTGAACCGGACGCGTCATCCGGAGCGGCTCCTGTCCGCCTCAGGATTCTGTTGGCGGAAGACGACCCGGCCAGCCAGTTCGCCATGACGAAGATGCTCGAAAGGACAGGCCACGAGGTGACGGCCGTGAACAACGGGGAGCAGGCGATTGCGGCGCTGCGCGGTTCCTCGTTCGATCTCGTGGTGATGGACATCCAGATGCCGGTGATGGACGGCGTTCTGGCCACGAAGGCCATACGCGGCGGCGAAGCGGGTCCGCAGAATGCGCACATTCCCGTTATCGCGATGACGGCCTTTGCAATGGCAGGAGATCGGGAAGCGCTTCTCGATGCAGGCATGAACGCCTATCTGGCAAAGCCCGTGGAGATGGAAGAACTGGAAGAGGTGGTCGGGGAGTTCGCCAACAGCCGTGCCGCCGAGGCCTGA
- a CDS encoding YrhK family protein — MPHLFLNRPRLYDLTKDQAELRSQFRWETINAVFYKLGGIVFIIGSVLFFPALSKYANLGAWTFFGGSLLYLVVTTHDLAEVRRHWRTTQKHTRDMVLEYTAAASYLWGTILFTVGSVFFLSYVDWTITGAWCFVIGSLLFVLGACVNVMQIVKADTMLTLQLMNYTAVTFVAGSILFTVASVPYLWHVDIREYEIRLHAFLAWQYLIGSVLFFAGGVFNYWRIYLFMRRTIREKNAH; from the coding sequence ATGCCCCATCTGTTTCTGAACCGCCCCCGGCTCTATGATCTCACCAAGGACCAGGCCGAATTGCGCTCGCAGTTCCGATGGGAAACCATCAACGCCGTGTTCTACAAGCTGGGGGGCATCGTCTTCATCATCGGCAGCGTGCTCTTCTTCCCGGCGCTGAGCAAGTACGCGAATCTCGGTGCGTGGACGTTCTTCGGCGGGTCCCTGCTCTACCTGGTGGTGACCACCCATGACCTGGCCGAGGTCCGCCGCCACTGGCGCACCACCCAAAAACACACTCGCGACATGGTGCTGGAATACACAGCGGCCGCGAGCTATCTGTGGGGCACGATCCTCTTTACCGTGGGCAGCGTCTTCTTCCTCTCGTACGTGGACTGGACAATCACCGGGGCGTGGTGCTTCGTCATCGGCAGCCTGCTTTTCGTGCTGGGCGCATGCGTCAACGTGATGCAGATCGTCAAGGCCGACACCATGCTGACCCTACAACTCATGAACTACACGGCCGTGACGTTCGTGGCCGGATCCATCCTGTTCACGGTGGCGTCCGTGCCCTACCTCTGGCACGTAGACATCCGGGAGTACGAGATCAGGCTCCACGCCTTTCTGGCCTGGCAGTACCTCATCGGCAGCGTGCTTTTTTTCGCCGGCGGGGTCTTCAACTACTGGCGGATATACCTGTTCATGCGCAGGACGATACGTGAGAAAAACGCGCACTGA
- a CDS encoding DJ-1/PfpI family protein encodes MAKKLLTICGDFVEDYELMVPFQALQAMGYEVDAVCPDKKKGDVVATSIHDFEGQQTYSEKRGHNFTLNADFDSVKADDYAGLVVPGGRAPEYLRLNEKVLQLVRDFDAAGKPIAAICHGPQILAAAGVLAGHKVSAYPACSPEVKLAQGEYADIPMDGAITDGNLVTAPAWPAHPAWIRQFVDLLES; translated from the coding sequence ATGGCCAAGAAACTCCTCACCATCTGCGGCGATTTCGTCGAGGATTACGAGCTGATGGTCCCGTTCCAGGCCCTGCAGGCCATGGGCTACGAAGTGGACGCCGTCTGCCCTGACAAGAAAAAGGGCGACGTGGTTGCCACGAGCATTCATGATTTCGAAGGGCAGCAGACGTACTCCGAAAAGCGGGGCCACAATTTCACGCTCAATGCGGACTTCGACAGCGTGAAGGCCGACGATTATGCGGGCCTCGTGGTCCCCGGCGGCCGGGCTCCGGAGTACCTGCGCCTCAACGAGAAGGTGCTCCAGCTCGTGCGCGATTTCGATGCCGCGGGCAAGCCCATTGCCGCAATCTGCCATGGCCCCCAGATTCTGGCGGCGGCCGGGGTGCTGGCCGGCCACAAAGTCTCGGCTTATCCTGCGTGCTCGCCCGAAGTGAAGCTGGCCCAGGGCGAGTATGCGGACATCCCAATGGACGGCGCAATTACCGACGGCAACCTGGTCACCGCGCCGGCCTGGCCCGCCCATCCGGCCTGGATTCGCCAGTTCGTGGACCTGCTCGAATCCTAG
- a CDS encoding HD domain-containing phosphohydrolase, with protein MENNKILLVDDDENLLASFRRQLRKRYVTDIAATGEAGLAMISKEGPYALIISDYRMPGMNGIDFLAKAKELAPDTVRIILTGYADLDMAIQAVNEGSLFRLLTKPCPPQILVAAIRDGLRQHQLLNVEKELLENTLHGSIKVLSEMLSIIKPEAYGLASRIMPHVRVLSDAMEDPAAWKTETAARLCRLGYVALPDSILARVKKGKPLEAEELEAFNRHPAFAAKLIAHIPRLEDVCQIIAYQEKRFDGGGIPDDDVSGADIPLGARILKVAIGFESLLDKNFTKVDAIAALRRQAGAFDPDVLQALSDTVAQQTEMQSRAVTVGALKEGMILDQHVLINRAGKIVKVLGKGAELTETTVEYLMRIHRFVGIKEPIKVLMPVKPIIPEASPQKQRDTPKDETS; from the coding sequence ATGGAGAATAACAAGATTCTCCTGGTCGATGACGACGAAAATCTGCTGGCGTCCTTCCGCCGCCAGCTGCGCAAGCGATACGTCACGGACATCGCCGCCACGGGCGAGGCCGGCCTGGCCATGATCAGCAAGGAAGGACCTTATGCGCTGATCATCTCCGACTACCGCATGCCGGGCATGAACGGCATCGATTTCCTCGCCAAAGCCAAGGAACTGGCGCCGGACACAGTGCGCATCATCCTCACCGGCTACGCCGATCTGGACATGGCAATCCAGGCCGTCAACGAAGGATCCCTCTTCCGTCTGCTCACCAAACCCTGCCCTCCGCAGATTCTCGTGGCAGCCATTCGCGACGGCCTGCGCCAGCATCAGCTCCTGAACGTGGAAAAAGAGCTCCTGGAAAACACGCTCCACGGCTCCATCAAGGTCCTTTCGGAGATGCTTTCCATCATCAAGCCCGAGGCATACGGTCTCGCCTCGCGCATCATGCCGCACGTACGCGTACTCTCCGATGCCATGGAAGATCCGGCCGCCTGGAAGACAGAGACCGCAGCCCGGCTGTGTCGTCTGGGATATGTGGCCCTGCCAGACTCCATTCTCGCCCGCGTGAAAAAGGGCAAACCACTGGAGGCCGAAGAACTGGAGGCCTTCAACCGCCATCCCGCCTTCGCCGCCAAGCTCATCGCTCACATCCCCAGGCTCGAAGATGTCTGCCAGATCATCGCCTATCAGGAAAAAAGATTCGACGGCGGCGGCATCCCGGACGACGACGTTTCCGGAGCCGACATCCCCCTCGGCGCACGCATTCTCAAGGTCGCTATTGGCTTCGAGTCGCTGCTCGACAAGAATTTTACCAAGGTGGACGCCATCGCGGCGCTGCGCCGGCAAGCCGGCGCCTTCGATCCCGACGTGCTCCAGGCCCTGAGCGACACCGTCGCGCAGCAGACCGAGATGCAATCACGCGCCGTTACCGTGGGCGCGCTCAAGGAGGGCATGATCCTCGACCAGCACGTTCTCATCAATCGCGCCGGCAAGATCGTCAAAGTGTTGGGCAAGGGCGCGGAGCTCACCGAAACCACGGTGGAGTACCTCATGCGCATCCACCGCTTCGTGGGCATCAAGGAGCCCATCAAGGTGCTCATGCCGGTCAAACCCATCATTCCTGAGGCCAGTCCGCAAAAGCAGCGGGACACCCCGAAAGACGAGACGAGCTGA